The genomic interval ATCTTCATACTTAATAGGGATTCTCCTACTCTGAACCCATCAAAAATTAAGTGAGACGGGAGCAGGAATAGAGGGCATAAATGGAAAATGGGGACAAAGTTAGATACATTTCTCAATTAGAACATTGCTATtaggtaacagtagtgcctagCACTTTCTCGATATATCACGTTTGggattggttagcgatactccctaaaatctattatattaaattatgtggGACTCGATAGTTAATTAGACCAATAGCGATACTGACACTTAAGAGGGTACtaagcaccactggtgccctttaacatttctctttttAATTATTACCCACCCAATTTCTATCCCTATTTAGAGATTTACTGCAGAAATTTCCAAATGTATATTAAGGTTTGAATTTATGAATAGTTAAATGATTAATTCAGCTTTCATTAAACAATACGTCACACTTTACAtgttatgtaatttaaatataacTACATTAATCAAGTTGGGCAGCAGCAAAGATTTTCTCTCTGGCTTCAAGTCTTAATTTTTAGGGGCATTAATGGCattttacatatattatatatatagatttataaGCAAGGCAGGAGAACCAAAACCGTCCTTGATTGATTGGGTCAAGGCATTAAATTtggtttcatatatataataggaAATTGGATTAGTTGGTCAACTTGTCTTTGCTGCCTTTCCTATCTAAAACTACAATCTTTATAACAAATATGTGATTGACATATATAATAGTTTCTCTATAAATATTGAATCAAGAAATGGTAATTGTGATGTCCTTTGATTAATTTACATTgataaatttttggtttaggcTTTTAAACCCACCCACCCAACTTTCATTTCATTTGtatttaacctttaaattttaaggataaaacttTTCAAATTACTGAACAATTATCAAATATAAAGTAATCCATTTACCATAATTAAATACTTAATTGTGAAATAAATATAACTTTAAATTTACTAATTgttcaataatttaaaaaattttaccattaaaatttaaatttacaaaattaactataagtcaaataataattaagaaaatttgtGTAATAATATGTGCCTAAAGAAAATGCACCCAAAAAACATTTACATAAAAATCATAGTTTTGTTTAACAATACTTCCtaaaagttattacattaaGTTATATAAGAcctaatacttaattataccaaatataaagTAATCCATTTACCATAATTAAATACTTAATtgtgataaataaatataactttaaatttactaattgttcaataatttaaaaaattttaccattaaaatttaaatttacaaaattaactataagtcaaataataattaagaaaatttgtGTAATAATATGTGCCTAAAGAAAATGCACCCAAAAAACATTTACATAAAAATCATAGTTTTGTTTAACGATACTCTCTGAAAGTTATTACATTAAGTTATATGAGAcctaatacttaattacaccaatagcgatattgaaaTATAGGAGAGTGATAAGCACCACAGGTTCTTTTTTAGTATTTCTCATAGTTATACAACGAACATTGCTATTAGACACCAGTAGTACCTAGTACCTTCTGGACATGTCACTTTACGATTAGCTAAGAATActtcttaaaaattattatattaaactatatgaaaCTTGATTAGACAAACAACAATATTAATAGGTAAGAGTGCTATACACAACACTATTATCTTTTTAACATTACCAAATGCTGACAAAGAGTTTGACCTTAGTTTAAGAGTAAAATTTTGACAAGTGGCAGTCATATGTGATATCTAATACCTATATACAAAATGTaatgttttatgttatttgaGCAATATTACATAAAGAAACATATAATGTCCAACACTCCTTATTTTAATTGGTACAATTTAGTAATGAATTCTATAAATGTGTAGAATCCAATTCATATCATGTAAATTTGGCTTTGGATAATAGTACCTATTAACAATATTCAAAACAGTGTCCAACACTACCTTATAATGAGTATCAAAAAATcatattaaattacactaatatatatataatacactcACACAATCAATCAAACCAAATAGAGATTCCTAATTGTCATATGTATCGAGCAAGCAAAATCTCTGTGCATTACCATTTCAAACCCCTCTTATTTTCAAAACGTTGCTTTATCATGGCCCCTCAACAACAACAGCTCACCTTTCACCACTTTTTTTTCCTACAcccttttgtttttattgtacCCTTATTTATTTCTccattcaaaaaattttaatctcattatttttgtttttataattgtgtatgttatatttattaaaactaacctataattttttcaaaaaattctaaataatttaccgtaataaaaataaattcaaaaattacttACACAAGTATAAAAAAGAACAGTTAaacatgaaaaaatatattttaatcttATTTTAGACACTCgtaaactattttaaatttttcaaaaatttataaataattttaaaaaaaaattgaacataAAATCTCTCTTACATATCAAAATATATAGTTAACTTAAACCTATCTTACCTATGCAATGCGAtccaattttaaaaacttattttatgtaaaatattactcaatataaataaaaaacaaatatatattatacatataaattaatttagttggtaagttaaatttaaattttgttgtCATTGTACCAAAATAGTTGAGTAACTAACACATGTGCCCAAAcagtaaaataaactaaaatagttGGAGAAGAAAGTGACCTTACAAAGCATCAATATCTGACAATCCCATTTCATTTTCAACGTTGTATCACTCTCTCTGTTCTGTAAGCATTTACAATCAATCTGTCGGCATTAAACGAATCGTTTTATCAAATGGAATTTAACTTTTTACCTTACTTTGTTACTACTTTTGGCAGTACTACAGTAAATAAGTATTGAACAAATTGTTATTGTGTGTCTCCTCTCATTATTAGAAAAATCAGAACAAGATATTACAAATGGTACGAGTTCTCAGGCAACTTTGTACAACATTTTTTTGGGTAATTTACTAGTAAATAGTAATAGATTTgacttaaaataacaaaatgggaaaccaaagaaaaacaaaaataggTATCAGTAGAGAATGAATTAGAATTAGAAGTCTACTTACTTCCAAGTTCCCTCTGTCTGTAGTTTTTTCGgtatatagaaagaaaaaaagaacttACAGGACCTGTTCTTCTTTGGTTGCGTGTCAATGGTGTGTAATTAGTAAGCTTCTTTGATTACGATCGCCTTTGTTTCAGGCTTTTGATGGAGCTTTTTGGTAAATTAAACCTTGAAGCTCCAACTGATAATGAGGCTGTGAAAGAAGTTTCAGGCGCAGCAGGAATAGCATTGAGAATTACATATCTAAGCACTctgaatgaaaaaaaattgggtTCCCGAAACAAGCTCCTACGCCATCAAATAGACTGGCGAGAATTAGGGGGTCTTTTGGTCCTCCGGAACTTCTAATGGGGTAGGCAAGAGGTTCAGAAAACTCCCTTGTGTTGATGATTGGTCACTTGCCGGTGTATCTGATGCTTCAGATGACTCCGAGTCACCATCTATCCAAGTGAGCCCCAAAGGAATGAGAATGATGAtacatgtgtatatatatatatatgtttgtgtATATAGAGAGGGAAATGAAACAGGTTTTAGCATACCGAAAAGGGTTTTAATCGAGGGTCGCTTTGGCTTGTTGGTTTTCTTCTTCAACTCAGCTACAGGGAGAAAGAATACCATATAATCAAGTTGTCGTTAACATAGTTTCGTGCTCATACAAACCTATATACTTCTGTGATTTTATATTGCAATTCTCATATATTTAACATCACCCGCCCGAACTGAAGATATACTTTTCAGATTACTAAAATACTAACAAGTGAAAATAATAATACGGGAGAGAAAAATATACCCATCCCAGGAACTTGATAATCGTTGATGATTTCAAAGTTTTTATACGTGTATCCCACAAAATTGAGGTCCTTGGAGGAGAGCATctgagaaaagaaaaagattaaTGTTTCccaaacaaaactaaaaaattgaTATCAGCAGCGCCCCCAAAAAAAATGAATGGACAGATCATCATACAGGCAGGCCACTACTTCTCCATAAatagtatatattaattttcatcTTAAAAAGATCAGATGGTATGGAACAATAGTCCCTGCTTAAGACTTGGGTGAAAAGAGTGCATATACTTCAAAATAACAAACACCAATGACAATGGAATGAATATACCAATGCTTGTATAAATTACTAGCCAATAAGAAGCATATAAGACTGCGTACCTTTCTCCAAGGACCAGTTTTGGATGAAGTATTTGTTTGATTTTCCGACTGCCAAATCCAAGAAAGAGCACCGTGACTAACATGAAATTGCCATCATTTAGTTTGACAGAATCAGTAAGAAAATGAAGCATAAGTACCTCTTCAAACTTTTCAAAGTTTTGAGTATCCAATTCATCATTGACCTCGGGGATAAACGCAGCTTCCATCTGATAGAGTTTGTCCCATTCAACACCTCTGAACCAATTATGCGCCTAATGAAAGCATCAGCACCAAGATGATTCCAATTATAGAAAAGTTGTTTAGAGGAAAAAATTCTAAGAAATCTAGAATAGGACACACCATAAACCACCTTTATTTCGCCTGCACCTCTTGATCCTAGCCTCTGGTTGACATTACACAAAAGTTTAGTAATAAGATCTTTTGCCTCTTGAGTTAGCTTTGCCTCTTCAGGGAATTTCAAGTGAGTTCTCCAATTAACTATCTGAAATAAACAAGCAAGAAGTACCAAATAATCACACAAATTAAGATTTTCTTATTCCTTATTCAATAAATGGAATGGTAGTTAAAAACAAACTTAAGCATTACAAAACATATTACATAGTTGAAAAATTGGATATGATATAAGTTTACCTTCCTGCACGTCGACATTGGATCATCAGAATAGAAAGGTGGGTACCCAACCAACATTTCAAACATAATAGCACCAAGTGACCACCTGCATATCAACATAACGTATAACCAACAAAACTCATTCTAAAATAGTTTCATGACAATGTAAAAGGGTATTGAAAAGCTACATACCAATCACATTCCATCCCATAACCTTTTTTCAACAGAACCTCCGGAGCAATATAATCGGGTGTACCAACAGTAGAATAAGCCTGCAGTAACCAAATATTTCAGTTCAAGAGAacattttccaacaaatatgcTTACAGGCCTATGGTGACAGAatggaaagaaagagaaaaaaaaggaaaccagTTTGCCTCACTAGCATTTTTTGAACCATATTTAAAAGGGGAAAAGGAGAATGTAATTTGTGAATGGAAAGTAATTTACAAGCATCCTCCTATTCTTCTGCCAATGTTGCAGTTGTTCTTGCTGGGAGCGCGCTGGATTCTGATCATTTTGTGCAACCCCAGTTGGATTGTTCGCTATTGAAAAGTCCTCTTGGAGGTTACTGCAGTCTAACGGTTTACACAGTCCAAAATCAGACAGCTTCAGATGTCCATATCGTTCAAGTAACAAATTGTCAGGCTTAATATCCCTGCAACATTAAGGACTGATAAGATCAGATAAGATCACTCTCCTCCGGTCTTGAatccaatccaaaaaaaaaaattaattatgtttaagcCATATCACAATATCTTGataaatcatgaaattttataCCCACAAACCTATGAATATAATTGTGTTTATGAATAGATTCAATAGCCAAAATGGTTTCTGCAATATAAAATCGAGCTTCATCTTCTGTCAAAGTGTCCTTTCTCATAAGTAAAGTCATCATATCTCCTCCAGGTAAATATTCCATAATAAGATAAAGATATTCATCATCTTGAAATGAACAGTATAGCTTCACGATATATATGCTGTCCACCTCAGCGAGCAGATTCCTTTCAGCTTTAACATGCTCAACCTAAAATTATCGAGATCCAACTAAAATTAACACCCATAAAAAGATAGACATCCGTTTGGATATAACAACCTAAAAAGATAGAAACCCAATTGGAAATAACAACCCAAAAAGATAGAAACCCATTTGGAAATAAGTATGATAGAAACCCAATTGGAAATACCAAACGCAGACCAGTTAACTGAATACCTGACCCCTACGAAGCATTTCTGATTTCTTCAGCTTTTTCATAGCATATACATGACCAGTTGTCTTTTCCCTACAGACACGAACCTGGACATTAAAGCCAAGTTAATATTGATAAACAAAATATTTAGAATAACCCCACTACTATACTATTACATAAGTGTAGAAGCACCAGTTGAACATTCACACAGAACAAAATAAATAtccttattaaaaaaaatattgtaccTCCCCAAATGCACCCTTGCCAATCATTGTCAATAACTCAAAATCATCAGCACCCATTTTATGCCTTTGTAGTCGCATGTATTCAGTCTCCTTCTTCTCCAAAAATTTAAGAAGGTTGTTTTGGTCTTCTTCAGATACATCAGCATCAGCTAATTTCTTTTCCAAAATATTTCTCCTGTATAaaaggggaaaaaaaaaaaggaaagaaagaaagaaatcaaTAAAAATGTTATGTGAAGAAACATTTTTGATGTTTCTATACATtatgaaattttggctcaattattttacaaaattaaaaaagggAAGTGACCAACATCCAATGCAACTATCATTTACAACGAAGCTGCATAAAGTAAGAGAATAACAAAGTAGCAAAAAGTAGTGTATCTAGTAATTATAAAGCTAACTCATGCAATCATGAGATCCAAAGCTTTTTCcttttaaacaaaaattacaacagtatatatacatatatgcatatacaattttcttttttttggaaaaacagATATAATAATCCTCAGTCTTAAGATTTTGGTCAACTATCTTaacatttataaattaataaattaagatATAATGAGAATTCAAGAAAACTTTGTTTGGCCTTAAGCACaaacaaaatttataaattaaaatcaaaaagAGCAAatttcaataagtaaaaaatttaagaaatcaAATCAAGGACGAACTACTTACCGTTCCTTTCTCTCCTGCAAATTCTTCATTTGTTCCTTGTAATGATTCTCAATATACTGCTTAGCAGCAGCGACCTTCTGCTTCGTGATATTGGAAAGCGCTTCCTCATCCATTTGTGGATCGATTTCCTCATCTAGATCTCCAGACAAACTATCCTTCTTCCTAGAAGAATTTCTCAACTTATCTCTCGGTTGAAGCTTCTGAAACCAACTCCTAGCCGAATCCATTTCCTTCTTTCTCACTCTTATATCATCAAACCAGCAAAGCAATATATTCGTTTTTGTCAAcgaaaaatctcaaaatgcATGTACAACCAATTCAACGCCGTCTACATTCcgcaacaataataaaaaatcacacACAAATTCACATCAATTTGATCAAAATCAAAAGTTGAAAAAACCAGTACCGCATGGAAACCAAACCCTAAGAGATCTGATATTGGAGGAGAGTGGGggaatgaatgaatgaatgaattaCCTTGGTTTCTTGTTGTCCGCGCGATTCTCTCATTCCGTATCGAACACAGAGCCACACACAAACACAGAACCATacgaaggaagagagagaaagaagagagagagaatagagagagagagttccctccgtatttatatttatatctcTTTTCTAATATCCTTCCCTCCTTTCTCctaattctattttatttttaatttttaatttaataattttataagattatttcacaaataaaaaaattataaaaatattattatatagaattttaaatatttttactatttttataattttatttataaaaaatacgatcttttaatttatttttatcttatatttttgataatttgttgttgtttatatcatttttttgttatttcgtgttatttttatagagtaccgtaaaaatataaaaaataataatcaaaagtataaatgtaaaaattttacaaaaaaaataatattttatctaattattctttttattatatttaatttttaattattttattagttataGAGTTGAATGAACATGCTCTAATATATCTAATGTTGTGTCTGTTATTAATTATgatgttgtaatttttttatctgatttttaatattctttttttgtAAACAGATTTATGAATCAAGCTTAGTTAGCTCgttttttcttattttggtGTTGTTTCTAACGAGGGAGATGTCTTAATTGAATTGcagatttttcttttaattgattgttattaataaaattgtatgattttttcaaagagagagagacagTTGCCTCAATAGACAAGGTGGGTCGTGTTCTCCTAAAGTAGCTGAAGTAACTAGTATCAAATAGGCACTTAGTTGGATTAGAGCAAAGGTTTAGCAAGATGTCTCCCTTGAATTTGACTGTTTGGTAGCTGTTCAAGCCATCAAGAGCTCAGTCCAGTTACCTTCAGCTTTCGATGGTTGATATGAATtgtcttaattttaattttgtacaGCGTTCTACTAACAAGGCGACGCATTTTTTAACGAGGTGTTCTTATTTTTCATCAATTTGTGTTTTTATGACTACAACTCCCCTCATGAATTGATAGAAATTGTTATAGATAATTTATCTTATTAATAAATTGCAATATttacattcaaaaaaaaaaaaaagagagagaaagagctcCCTCCATATTTATATAAGCATTGCTATGAGACTAGGCACCATGATGAAGTATCGTAAAATAAGTGGGACACGATATTAAGTTGCACCAATAACGATATTACACCTCACATGGTACTAGGCACCATATTAATATTTctctatttaatatttataccaCTTTCTAATTTCTAATATCCTTCCATCCCTTCtcttatttttattgtatttattttatatttttaatttaatatttttattattttattagagcATTCACaacaatttttcaaaaatagaaaaactttaaaatatttaaagaatcgTATTAAAAATCACTACATCATGtgttttaaattcttttttcgTTTAAAGTGGCCAAAACATAAAATGTCACCACTACTAAagcactaacataaaaataacattttttaacaatttatacatactaattaatattaatactcTCAGTAATGGTTTAAGTGAAGTtgtgttttatatatattattacttgTAATCTTGTATCACTAAGATTAAGGCGTCACTTTaggaagtttttttttaaaaaaaaaaataataaaaaaatagttgaaAACATGACAAAATATAattgtttaattgtttataCACATAAAATATTTGGAGTAAGTGGGTTAGTTAATCACTATTACAcataataatacataattaagatatatatatatatatttattctttaCATGTTATCATGTTTATATACTTGAAACAAAGTTGAACTATTTTCTAaggcaaaaaataaataaaagacaaaGTCACCAAAGACAAGTGATATTTATTGTCTTTGCCGTGTTGAAAGGTTTCTTGCAATAAGGACATTGTggaccattttttattttttataatccaAATATTATAAACACCACAATTtttttaaaccctaaaaaaaagcAAGAAATAGTAAGGGACATTTTAATGTAATTCACCATCAAATCtcacacattttaatttaataaataatataaaaatcactaactatttattatttgtcaCTTTAGTATGGTGCTGATCACCTTAAGATGtctaataacaatattaaaataaatatataatttttacgaactatattttactttttaggaattatttttaattataatttcacatagcctaataaaaataataatatgtatttttcaaaaaaaaaaaaggtttaaattaagtgtgtaaaaaattactgaaaaaattatatattcgtatattttttattatttttagatatttatgaaTATATTAGGAAAGAGgggtattttctatttttttttttttttttgcaagaatATTATTTGGatttattatgataattagaagatgaaattatatgtatatcatTATCATGAGATGACATTAGTACACATCAATTAGGGTCCACACATGTACCATTTAATAGGGAAAAACACAAGATTAGGAAAAGTGAATAGAACAGTTTTATAAACTTGTTTTTAACTGAAAGTGTGTttggtttttgttttggtttaGATGACATGATGAGTGGTTATGGAGAAAAAAGGTTGGAGAAAAATTCCCATCATAATGTGACTTGTGCAAAAACAAGAAGTGGTTGAGTAGAAACAACTTTGCTTGATTGGTTTATTATGCTTCTTTTTCTTATCCCTTATTCCTAACatctttttatttcttcttgtGTTGTGTTTGTATAGAgtactcaattcgatatgagtAATGATATTTGCACTTAAAgtatgtataaaaatataatatttagtaaTGTAATGttgtttctaatttttaatagtGAGTTTCGTCTATAATAACATTGATTAGTTAAATAAATTGGTATATTTTGAGTATACGATTATTGCTTTagtgatattaatataattccaTAGTAGTTTCATatatcttaatttaaaattagttaaaatttaaatatatgaaaTATGGTATTTATTTACACTAATATTCATCTAGGATGTTATGTGAGTGCTTTTTAGCATTTATCTGATGATAATTCTGGTACCTTCAATCACTTTGAAAATGAATTCGAGTGTTCAAACTAAAATGgttaaagtaattaaataagaGGATCACTATGATTATAACTTTTGataaatttatcaaaaattaaaataattatttgatattATAGATGACTCGTTataaattatttgataattatttgatATTATAGGTTTGTTTAACAAGTTCCTATTTAGCAGAATGCAATTTCTTAAGTGTTGTCGTCTTTAATCCTGCTAATAATTTAACACACTTTTTATTGATACTTGAAAATTTCAAAGCACTAGGAGATTTTACTCGTTAGTATCGATTACGCGGTCTATAAATTTTTGTTGCTCGCAA from Cannabis sativa cultivar Pink pepper isolate KNU-18-1 chromosome 4, ASM2916894v1, whole genome shotgun sequence carries:
- the LOC115712871 gene encoding uncharacterized protein LOC115712871 isoform X1, yielding MDSARSWFQKLQPRDKLRNSSRKKDSLSGDLDEEIDPQMDEEALSNITKQKVAAAKQYIENHYKEQMKNLQERKERRNILEKKLADADVSEEDQNNLLKFLEKKETEYMRLQRHKMGADDFELLTMIGKGAFGEVRVCREKTTGHVYAMKKLKKSEMLRRGQVEHVKAERNLLAEVDSIYIVKLYCSFQDDEYLYLIMEYLPGGDMMTLLMRKDTLTEDEARFYIAETILAIESIHKHNYIHRDIKPDNLLLERYGHLKLSDFGLCKPLDCSNLQEDFSIANNPTGVAQNDQNPARSQQEQLQHWQKNRRMLAYSTVGTPDYIAPEVLLKKGYGMECDWWSLGAIMFEMLVGYPPFYSDDPMSTCRKIVNWRTHLKFPEEAKLTQEAKDLITKLLCNVNQRLGSRGAGEIKAHNWFRGVEWDKLYQMEAAFIPEVNDELDTQNFEKFEESENQTNTSSKTGPWRKMLSSKDLNFVGYTYKNFEIINDYQVPGMAELKKKTNKPKRPSIKTLFGMLKPVSFPSLYTQTYIYIYTCIIILIPLGLTWIDGDSESSEASDTPASDQSSTQGSFLNLLPTPLEVPEDQKTP
- the LOC115712871 gene encoding uncharacterized protein LOC115712871 isoform X2, whose translation is MDSARSWFQKLQPRDKLRNSSRKKDSLSGDLDEEIDPQMDEEALSNITKQKVAAAKQYIENHYKEQMKNLQERKERRNILEKKLADADVSEEDQNNLLKFLEKKETEYMRLQRHKMGADDFELLTMIGKGAFGEVRVCREKTTGHVYAMKKLKKSEMLRRGQVEHVKAERNLLAEVDSIYIVKLYCSFQDDEYLYLIMEYLPGGDMMTLLMRKDTLTEDEARFYIAETILAIESIHKHNYIHRDIKPDNLLLERYGHLKLSDFGLCKPLDCSNLQEDFSIANNPTGVAQNDQNPARSQQEQLQHWQKNRRMLAYSTVGTPDYIAPEVLLKKGYGMECDWWSLGAIMFEMLVGYPPFYSDDPMSTCRKIVNWRTHLKFPEEAKLTQEAKDLITKLLCNVNQRLGSRGAGEIKAHNWFRGVEWDKLYQMEAAFIPEVNDELDTQNFEKFEESENQTNTSSKTGPWRKMLSSKDLNFVGYTYKNFEIINDYQVPGMAELKKKTNKPKRPSIKTLFDGDSESSEASDTPASDQSSTQGSFLNLLPTPLEVPEDQKTP